A part of Desulfotomaculum nigrificans DSM 574 genomic DNA contains:
- a CDS encoding bacteriohemerythrin yields the protein MWKEKYRIGVELIDEQHKELFRRVTEFIKTLQSQEPWEKKLVHVQETLEFMKDYVVIHFADEETYQAEIAYPEREKHQVIHEQFKAEIEKYVAKFNQDRYNEETLKELGGRLLAWLVYHVAGDDQKIGRYVAQGKVVK from the coding sequence GTGTGGAAAGAAAAATACCGTATCGGAGTAGAGTTGATTGACGAGCAGCATAAAGAGTTATTTCGCCGGGTGACAGAGTTTATAAAAACGCTTCAGTCTCAGGAGCCCTGGGAAAAAAAGCTGGTTCATGTACAAGAAACTTTGGAATTTATGAAGGACTATGTGGTGATTCACTTTGCCGATGAGGAAACCTACCAGGCAGAAATAGCATATCCGGAGCGGGAAAAGCATCAAGTCATTCATGAACAGTTCAAGGCGGAAATAGAAAAGTACGTAGCAAAGTTTAATCAAGATCGATACAATGAAGAAACCCTGAAGGAGTTGGGAGGCAGGCTGTTAGCCTGGCTTGTTTATCATGTTGCCGGGGATGACCAAAAGATAGGCCGGTATGTAGCACAGGGCAAGGTGGTGAAGTAA
- a CDS encoding chemotaxis protein CheX: MQIKADYVNAFYLATKEVFKQMLDVETELGQPRAVEDMLAGKEANVLIGLTGDIAGSVLYSFPQKMALEMVKILSGMEMEELDVFVTSALGEMANIISGNAASFLEKAGLNCNIFPPQIILGKHKTVSVAAQKAIVLPLKTNIGEFEVSVAVKN, encoded by the coding sequence ATGCAGATAAAGGCTGATTATGTAAACGCATTTTATCTGGCCACAAAGGAAGTTTTTAAGCAGATGCTGGACGTGGAAACTGAACTGGGGCAGCCCAGAGCAGTGGAGGATATGCTTGCCGGTAAAGAAGCCAATGTGCTGATTGGGTTGACAGGGGACATAGCTGGTTCGGTTTTATACAGTTTCCCGCAAAAAATGGCCCTGGAGATGGTAAAAATCTTGTCCGGAATGGAGATGGAAGAACTGGATGTTTTTGTAACATCGGCCCTGGGAGAAATGGCTAACATTATAAGCGGCAATGCAGCCTCGTTTTTGGAAAAAGCGGGATTAAACTGCAATATCTTCCCGCCCCAAATTATCCTGGGTAAACATAAAACCGTTTCGGTGGCTGCTCAAAAAGCTATTGTCTTGCCTTTAAAGACAAATATTGGGGAATTTGAGGTAAGCGTGGCGGTAAAAAATTAA
- a CDS encoding DVU0298 family protein produces MSLREKINALITQARYDELVNMALRDKGAIKYILRHLYHPFGIERWQAIEGLGRVCAALVHTEPETVKELIRRLLWSMNDESGTTGWSAPEAIGEIIYRCPDKFQEFISIVVHASEEEIFHRGIAWALGRIGQLRPEMVQEFIPLLISFTGHTRPEVRGYAAWALGQIGASEAVPKLAQLQHDHAQVELYEKQKIIYKSVGQLASTALHQINNRIS; encoded by the coding sequence ATGTCTCTGCGGGAAAAAATAAATGCTTTAATTACCCAAGCCAGGTATGATGAGCTGGTGAATATGGCCCTGAGAGATAAGGGGGCCATAAAATACATTTTGAGGCACCTGTACCATCCCTTTGGGATTGAGCGATGGCAGGCCATAGAAGGTTTGGGGCGGGTTTGTGCAGCACTGGTGCATACGGAGCCGGAAACTGTTAAGGAACTAATCAGACGTTTGCTATGGTCGATGAATGATGAGTCGGGTACCACCGGTTGGAGTGCCCCGGAAGCAATTGGTGAAATTATTTACCGCTGTCCGGACAAATTTCAGGAGTTCATCTCCATTGTGGTGCATGCCTCGGAGGAAGAGATTTTTCATCGCGGTATAGCCTGGGCTTTGGGACGAATTGGTCAGTTAAGGCCGGAGATGGTGCAAGAATTTATTCCGCTGTTAATTAGCTTTACAGGCCATACCCGGCCGGAGGTCAGAGGGTATGCTGCCTGGGCTTTAGGGCAGATAGGCGCTTCAGAGGCGGTGCCTAAACTGGCACAGCTTCAGCATGATCACGCTCAGGTGGAGTTATATGAGAAGCAAAAAATAATCTACAAAAGTGTTGGACAATTGGCATCTACAGCCCTCCATCAAATTAATAACAGGATATCATGA
- a CDS encoding DMT family transporter, which produces MPKGGQPKINPYVVILLGVVGAGFSSIFTKLAQAPPLIIAFYRLSFTVLLIAAPTYVTGGSELRNISRRDLKWACLAGILLALHFAVWITSLNYTSIASSTVLVTMQPLFVISGGYLFYREQIGKLGLLGSALALTGSVIIGLNDFRIGGQALYGDILAFAGAIFIAGYVLIGRELRARMSLLPYTFLVYGVAAVALAMLNLALGCAFYPYPPMTWVWFMALAVIPTICGHSIFNWALKYVKAAVVSVSILGEPVGATVLAYFIFREIPSMMQLIGGLIIITGLYIFISSQRQPEPKPTNQLPDSKGV; this is translated from the coding sequence ATGCCAAAGGGCGGTCAACCTAAAATTAATCCTTATGTGGTTATTTTGCTGGGGGTTGTGGGAGCAGGGTTCTCCAGTATTTTTACCAAACTGGCCCAGGCGCCGCCCTTAATTATTGCCTTTTACAGGCTGAGTTTTACGGTGCTGTTAATAGCCGCTCCTACTTATGTTACCGGTGGTTCGGAATTGCGTAATATCAGCAGGCGGGATTTAAAGTGGGCTTGTCTGGCCGGAATTTTACTGGCGCTGCATTTTGCCGTTTGGATTACCTCCCTTAACTATACTTCCATTGCCAGTTCCACGGTGCTGGTAACTATGCAGCCCCTTTTTGTAATTAGCGGGGGATATCTTTTTTACCGGGAACAAATTGGTAAGCTGGGCTTGCTGGGATCTGCTCTGGCTTTAACCGGCAGTGTGATAATTGGTTTAAATGATTTTCGCATTGGTGGCCAGGCCCTTTATGGTGATATACTGGCCTTTGCCGGAGCAATCTTTATTGCCGGTTATGTTTTAATTGGCCGGGAATTGCGAGCCAGAATGTCCCTGCTGCCATATACCTTTTTAGTTTACGGGGTGGCGGCAGTTGCCCTGGCCATGTTAAATTTGGCTTTAGGCTGCGCCTTTTATCCTTATCCGCCTATGACCTGGGTATGGTTTATGGCCCTGGCCGTGATACCCACCATATGTGGTCACTCAATTTTTAACTGGGCCTTAAAATATGTCAAGGCGGCGGTGGTATCTGTCAGTATCCTGGGGGAGCCGGTGGGAGCTACTGTTTTGGCTTATTTTATCTTTCGCGAGATACCCAGTATGATGCAATTAATTGGTGGGTTGATTATAATTACCGGACTATATATATTTATTTCCTCCCAACGGCAACCGGAGCCAAAGCCTACTAATCAATTGCCAGATTCCAAGGGGGTTTAA
- a CDS encoding methylated-DNA--[protein]-cysteine S-methyltransferase: protein MQVQYIHTTLGWSAAAWQDSQLAGITLPCTDKEAALTTLASYLKLDAKSLAGENLAKPDKFQQHLEESLLQYFAGKPVTFNLPISWQRVTPFQQRVLKVVAAIPYGESLTYGEIARIIGCPRGPRAVGGAVGANPWLLVVPCHRVLARERGLGGFGCGLAWKKRLLEIEGISYKE, encoded by the coding sequence TTGCAGGTTCAGTATATTCATACAACCCTGGGGTGGTCTGCTGCTGCCTGGCAGGACAGTCAACTGGCCGGTATTACTTTACCCTGCACTGATAAAGAGGCGGCCCTAACCACCCTGGCCAGCTATTTAAAACTGGATGCCAAGTCGTTGGCCGGAGAAAACCTGGCCAAACCCGATAAATTCCAGCAACACCTGGAAGAAAGTTTGCTGCAGTACTTTGCGGGAAAACCTGTTACCTTTAACCTGCCCATCAGTTGGCAGAGGGTCACCCCCTTTCAGCAAAGGGTGTTAAAAGTAGTGGCAGCAATCCCTTACGGGGAATCCCTCACCTATGGTGAAATTGCCAGGATCATCGGTTGCCCCAGAGGCCCCAGGGCGGTGGGGGGAGCGGTGGGTGCCAACCCCTGGTTGTTGGTGGTCCCCTGTCACCGGGTGTTGGCCCGGGAGCGGGGTTTAGGTGGTTTTGGCTGTGGACTGGCGTGGAAAAAAAGACTTTTAGAAATCGAAGGCATTTCTTATAAGGAGTAA
- a CDS encoding S-layer homology domain-containing protein, producing the protein MKRRFISLLLVLLASLLPCAAWAATTTGQFKDITGQWWAQSIEECNAANIVGGRSASIFAPKDPVTRLEAVIMLNRALGHRNEADNYDMAPGGYNFPADFPEWGKRNVAFAADKGYISKAGIPNMGPKHAASRAEIAVLFANALKLTADGYELNFTDKSAIPASMQPFVAAAVKHGIMVGKAGNKFDPNANVTRGEMAAIIARLFENGQINPQPDRYFIAKVSAVDAAKKTIAVVKGGQTATYNLATTSVIYRSGSKANLTSFKTGENVKLVLDTTGKVIFVAYTTANPTNNSSNPVTTTTTYTGTILSLNLANQLTLSFQPDNGSQNSYPLASSVKITQNGLTKDLTALNPGTRAEIKVIDGSVAEINLLANAATGNQIKGYVVNVFLDGITVHYDDGTSERLDKWANGVNFYGLTRGQRIALTKDGDMVTSLTTLSETQKVFGSVVSLGSSSISYEDDDGYERSLDLASNYRLKDKDGDSINQEDVEDGDSIEIELNSQGQAVTIKLTDSTSSSSSDLEGEVTYIKTSGDYRLTIKKQDGSEKTYDVNNDVYVTQNGKDRDFEDINEQDYVKLDVDDDDNVTDIEILDVEVVEGEVTDINTYDEDTITIENSDGDEEDYDVASNVRVWEDGSSRNFRNIHSGDQVRLLINDDDEVFVINILDESSSSGTYAGTIYELDLDEDKLVLEDDGERTTYNLDNDVEVEKDNDNIDPEDIIIGSEAEITVKDSKVTKIEITDDENIEIEGKLYRVSGARITIEQENGTSSGTRHTFITKEKVSIKDPDGDSISLSKLEDNYIGDDVVIELDDGEIDSLEVLD; encoded by the coding sequence TTGAAAAGGAGATTTATATCACTTTTACTGGTTTTACTGGCATCCCTGCTACCATGTGCTGCCTGGGCTGCAACTACAACCGGGCAGTTTAAAGACATTACCGGCCAATGGTGGGCGCAATCCATTGAAGAATGCAATGCGGCAAATATTGTAGGGGGTCGCAGTGCCAGTATATTTGCCCCCAAGGATCCGGTCACCCGTTTAGAGGCTGTGATCATGCTCAACCGGGCCTTAGGCCATCGGAATGAAGCCGATAATTATGATATGGCGCCGGGGGGCTATAATTTTCCCGCTGATTTTCCGGAATGGGGTAAAAGAAATGTGGCCTTTGCTGCGGATAAAGGTTACATCTCTAAAGCAGGCATCCCCAATATGGGACCAAAGCATGCCGCCAGCCGGGCTGAAATAGCAGTGCTGTTTGCCAATGCGTTAAAGTTAACGGCTGACGGGTACGAGTTAAATTTTACCGATAAGTCTGCCATTCCGGCATCAATGCAACCCTTTGTGGCAGCTGCGGTGAAACATGGCATTATGGTGGGTAAAGCTGGCAATAAGTTTGACCCCAATGCCAATGTCACCAGGGGCGAAATGGCGGCTATTATTGCCCGCCTGTTTGAAAATGGCCAAATTAACCCGCAGCCGGACAGATATTTCATAGCCAAGGTCAGTGCGGTGGATGCCGCTAAAAAGACGATTGCGGTGGTTAAGGGAGGGCAAACCGCAACTTATAATCTAGCCACCACCAGTGTTATTTATCGAAGTGGCAGCAAAGCAAATTTAACATCATTTAAAACCGGGGAAAATGTCAAGCTAGTTTTGGATACCACTGGTAAAGTGATCTTTGTGGCTTATACTACAGCCAATCCTACTAACAATAGCAGTAATCCCGTAACTACTACCACCACTTATACCGGCACCATTCTTAGTTTAAATTTAGCTAATCAGTTGACTCTATCATTTCAGCCGGATAATGGATCTCAAAACTCATACCCCCTGGCTAGTTCGGTAAAGATTACGCAAAATGGCTTAACTAAAGACTTAACCGCTTTAAATCCAGGCACCAGAGCTGAGATTAAAGTAATTGATGGCAGTGTGGCGGAAATAAATTTACTCGCCAATGCAGCAACCGGTAACCAAATAAAGGGATACGTTGTTAATGTATTTCTGGATGGCATCACTGTACATTATGATGACGGAACATCTGAAAGACTGGATAAATGGGCCAACGGGGTGAATTTTTACGGCCTAACCAGGGGGCAGAGAATAGCTCTGACCAAAGACGGCGATATGGTTACCAGCCTGACCACCTTAAGCGAAACCCAAAAAGTTTTTGGTTCGGTGGTTAGCCTTGGTTCCTCCAGTATTTCCTATGAAGACGATGACGGCTATGAACGTTCCCTGGATCTGGCGTCAAATTACCGGCTGAAGGATAAAGATGGAGATTCCATTAACCAAGAGGACGTTGAAGATGGTGATTCCATAGAAATAGAACTAAACAGTCAGGGGCAAGCAGTAACCATCAAACTTACCGATAGCACCTCATCATCTTCTTCTGACCTGGAAGGGGAGGTTACTTACATTAAAACTTCCGGGGACTACCGCCTTACCATTAAGAAACAAGATGGCAGCGAAAAAACCTATGATGTTAATAATGATGTATATGTCACCCAAAACGGTAAAGACCGGGACTTTGAGGACATTAACGAGCAAGATTATGTAAAACTGGATGTGGATGACGACGACAATGTAACAGACATAGAAATCCTGGACGTGGAAGTGGTTGAAGGGGAAGTAACTGATATTAATACCTATGACGAAGATACTATCACCATTGAAAACTCAGATGGTGATGAAGAGGATTACGATGTAGCCAGCAATGTTAGGGTATGGGAGGATGGCAGCAGCCGTAACTTCAGGAACATTCATTCCGGGGATCAGGTACGTTTGCTAATTAATGATGATGATGAGGTCTTTGTCATTAACATCTTGGACGAGTCATCGTCCAGCGGCACCTATGCGGGTACTATTTACGAACTTGATCTTGATGAAGACAAGCTGGTCTTAGAAGATGACGGTGAGAGAACTACTTATAACCTTGATAATGATGTAGAGGTAGAAAAAGACAATGATAACATTGATCCGGAGGACATTATTATAGGTTCCGAAGCAGAAATTACAGTGAAGGACAGTAAAGTTACCAAGATTGAAATTACTGACGATGAGAATATCGAAATAGAAGGGAAGTTGTACCGGGTATCAGGTGCGCGTATCACCATTGAACAAGAGAATGGCACCAGCAGCGGAACAAGACATACATTTATTACAAAAGAAAAAGTTTCCATCAAGGACCCTGATGGCGACTCTATTTCATTGAGTAAACTGGAAGATAATTATATTGGTGACGACGTGGTTATAGAATTGGATGACGGAGAGATCGATTCTTTAGAGGTGTTAGATTAA
- a CDS encoding ribbon-helix-helix domain-containing protein yields MRRHKTITISIPEDLIDYLDKKIMQINRSSFEETNRSQYIRLLIKKDMASPGTVNPSVPATKDSVEDVGMSDLEYYDSLLNLGGYKR; encoded by the coding sequence ATGCGTAGACACAAGACTATTACCATTAGTATCCCGGAGGATTTAATTGATTACTTAGATAAAAAAATAATGCAAATCAATCGCAGTTCCTTTGAAGAAACCAACCGCAGCCAGTATATCCGTTTACTGATAAAAAAGGATATGGCCAGTCCAGGCACAGTTAACCCATCCGTCCCTGCCACCAAGGACAGTGTTGAAGACGTGGGCATGTCAGATTTGGAATACTATGATTCGTTGCTGAACTTGGGTGGTTACAAAAGATAG
- a CDS encoding helix-turn-helix domain-containing protein — protein sequence MYSPKKLGLKIKEARERRAKRSGRPFSQKMLAFKIGETSKWVQRLEKGQFYPEWDALELIADTCGVTIEFLTGEDFKNELEYEEAIKGGQVARTIDQKELYL from the coding sequence GTGTATAGCCCGAAGAAATTAGGCCTCAAAATTAAAGAAGCCCGTGAGCGCAGGGCTAAAAGAAGCGGTCGACCATTTTCCCAAAAAATGTTGGCGTTCAAAATAGGAGAAACTTCCAAGTGGGTGCAAAGGTTAGAAAAAGGGCAGTTTTATCCTGAATGGGATGCTCTGGAATTAATTGCCGATACCTGTGGTGTTACCATTGAGTTTTTAACCGGGGAAGATTTTAAAAATGAGCTTGAATATGAAGAAGCAATTAAGGGTGGTCAGGTGGCCCGAACCATTGATCAAAAAGAACTGTATTTATAA
- a CDS encoding zinc-ribbon domain containing protein — MFSDRTLKCRDCGAEFVFSAREQEFFAEKGFQNDPSRCPACRAARKQRNTGNDGYRTTQRQMFEAVCDECGCITQVPFQPSGTKPVYCRECFQKARSRQYR, encoded by the coding sequence GTGTTTTCTGACCGGACCCTTAAGTGTCGTGACTGTGGAGCGGAATTTGTATTTTCTGCACGTGAGCAGGAATTCTTTGCTGAGAAAGGATTCCAAAATGATCCTTCCCGTTGTCCTGCTTGTCGGGCGGCTCGCAAACAGCGTAATACCGGTAATGACGGTTACCGCACTACCCAAAGGCAGATGTTTGAAGCTGTTTGTGATGAATGTGGTTGCATCACCCAAGTTCCTTTCCAACCCAGCGGTACTAAACCTGTTTATTGCAGAGAATGCTTCCAAAAAGCCAGAAGCAGACAGTATCGTTAA
- a CDS encoding nitronate monooxygenase has product MMLIFDLIIMVPNWYKGRSNYKVKFPTLTIGRFTPKYPIIQGGMAVRVSTAPLAGAVAKAGGIGVIGATGMDADELRSEIRQAREIAPNGIIGINIMYAAREFAKLVRTAIEEKIDMIFTGAGFSRDIFGWGKESNVPIVSIVSSAKLAKLAEKLGASAVVAEGTEAGGHLGTDRSIKDILPEIRAAVKIPVIAAGGITDGKAIAEMIRLGADGVQMATRFVMSLECAVSEGFKKLYLKSKPEDVVTIQSPVGLPGRALKNSFVARLFGGNAPEPEHCQGCLKHCSHSFCIMDALMNSRNGNLEEGLVFCGQNVHKINDILPVRTIFDRLIAEFAEA; this is encoded by the coding sequence ATGATGTTGATTTTTGATTTAATAATAATGGTACCTAACTGGTATAAAGGAAGGAGCAATTATAAAGTGAAATTTCCCACCCTAACTATTGGGCGATTTACTCCCAAATACCCTATTATCCAAGGCGGCATGGCCGTTAGGGTTTCCACGGCCCCACTGGCCGGGGCAGTGGCTAAGGCCGGCGGAATTGGTGTGATCGGCGCCACCGGTATGGATGCTGATGAACTGCGCAGCGAGATCAGACAAGCCAGAGAAATTGCCCCCAACGGTATTATTGGCATTAACATTATGTATGCGGCTCGAGAATTCGCCAAATTAGTACGCACTGCTATTGAAGAGAAGATAGATATGATTTTTACCGGTGCCGGTTTTTCACGCGATATCTTTGGCTGGGGTAAAGAAAGTAACGTACCCATTGTTTCCATTGTTTCTTCTGCCAAATTGGCCAAATTAGCAGAAAAGCTTGGTGCCTCGGCTGTAGTAGCCGAAGGAACTGAGGCCGGTGGCCACCTGGGTACTGATAGATCCATCAAAGATATTTTACCGGAAATAAGAGCGGCGGTTAAAATTCCGGTTATTGCCGCCGGTGGTATCACTGACGGGAAAGCAATCGCTGAAATGATTCGCCTGGGGGCCGATGGCGTACAAATGGCCACCCGTTTTGTGATGAGTTTGGAATGCGCCGTATCGGAAGGCTTTAAGAAGTTATATTTAAAATCGAAACCTGAAGACGTGGTTACTATTCAAAGTCCGGTGGGCCTCCCTGGTAGGGCTCTGAAAAACTCTTTTGTGGCACGTCTGTTTGGCGGCAATGCACCAGAACCGGAACACTGCCAGGGCTGTCTTAAGCATTGTTCCCATTCATTTTGTATTATGGACGCTTTGATGAACAGCCGTAATGGCAATTTAGAAGAAGGTCTGGTTTTTTGCGGTCAGAATGTACACAAAATTAATGATATCCTGCCCGTGAGAACAATTTTTGATAGGCTGATTGCCGAGTTTGCCGAGGCCTAA